In Conger conger chromosome 9, fConCon1.1, whole genome shotgun sequence, the genomic stretch CAGTAGTAGCGGTATAACAGTAGTGGCGGTATAACAGTAGTGGCGgtatagcagtagtagtggtaTAACAGGGGTATAATAGCGGTATAGCAGTAGCAGCGGTATAATAGCGGTATAGCAGGAGTAGCGGTATGGGGGCAGGGTAGCCGCGGCTCTGTCCCAGGGGAAGCAGACACTCACTGGTCGGCGGAGTCCAGAGGGCCTTTCCCCCGGCCCTCCCCCTGGATGGACTCCATGGCGGTGCTGAACAGGGCCTTCTGCCCCCGCCGAATGCGCTGGTCGCTCTCCCCCGCCTGGTCCACGTTGTGGATCCCCACCAGCAGGCTGTAGTCCATGATCTTAAAGCTCTGCAGGAGctggagggacagagagcagcagcattaacacagagtatgtacgcacacgcacacacacacagtgtatctgcattaacacagagtacagacactcacacactccaggagctggagggggacagagaggagcagcattaacatcacactcacacactcacacactcacacactctcacactctcacactctcacactctcacactctcacactctcacactctcacactctcactctctcacactctctcacactctctcacactctctcacactctcacactcaccagGCAGTCCCTCTGGATGGTCttgctctcactcactcacactcacactcacacactcacactcacactcacacactcacacactcacacactcaccaggcaGTCCCTCTGGATGGTCTTGCTCAGGGCGTTGTAGTTCTCGGGCTCCATGAGCAGGCCCTCGGGCAGGTCCTGGATGAAGTCCAGGTCCTTGTAGGTGGGCGAGGCCTTGTCGCGCTCCTTGGCGGAGGCGCGGCGCTTGTAGGTGGAGCCCTTCAGGTCGTACTTCAGGTGCATGTGCACCGAGCGGGGCAGCAGGTTGTTCATCACGGCGATGCGGATGTTCTTGCCGCCCGCCTGCACGCAGTACAGCCCGTAGAACTTGGGCAGCAACGTCCGCTTGTTCTGGTTCAGGTtctggaggtggagagagggtggagaggtggagggaaagaggacagagagaggcggAGGTTACCTCAAAAGGTCTTGGTCCATGGTGGAGATCACAAACTCGAGACCAACTGACACttttgacaaaaataatttgCCGTCATAAAGACAAcgcagtccatatgtatttggacagttggtacaatttccgtccttttggctctgtagtccggcacattggatttgaaatgaaactatgaatgTGTTTATATTCCTTCCACTCCGGCTCACCATGAAGTAACCCGGAAGCAGTTTCTGCAGAAACTCGGCCTCCTTGTGCTGCACGGTCTTGATGATGAACTCGTCGTCGTTGGTGACGTAGAAGACCGAGCCGCTGGCCCCCGAGTTGGACAGCTCGATGAGCGGGTAGTTACACAGCGAGTACTGTGGCGAGagacgttagcacgttagcccgTTAGCCGTGGAGGGGGAAATgacgaggggggaggggggtgcgcgcgctctcactctcactctcactctcagacacagaaacagacacagacacagacacagacacacagacacacagacacggacaacAGGAGTGGCGAGTACTGTGGCGAGAGAGCGGACAGCCcgccgttagcacgttagccgtgGTGAGGgggaacacacgcacacgcacacgctggGAAgaccgggaggggggggggggggttaccagGTAGTCGTCAGGCCGGATGCCGAAGAGCTCGCGGAAGTAGCGGAAGGCGATGGGGGCGTAGGTCTTAAACCTGAAGTCGCTGTAGCGGTGAGCCGGGGTCAGATTGCTGCCCTCgctggtggagagagggggggagagagagagggagagagagggagagagaaagagagggagagagagagattcagtttgacactacatagaccccccccccacagagcagCACTGAACAGCCATcctgccctctccccacacAGGAAGGACCAGAGAGCTGCGTCTGCACTCTTCCAGTGTGATCCATGGCCGCAACcgcaaccccacacacacacacacacacacacacacacacacacacacacacacacacacacacacacacacacacacacacacacacacacacacacacacacacacacacacacacacacacatacatactcacgcacacttgTTTTTGCTACCCAGTGAGGACtcactctcacagacagacagacacagaaacagacacagacagacacacacacacacacagacagacagacagacagacacacagacacacacacacacacacacacacacacacagacatagaaaGACACCACCTACCTGGGGAAGAAGATGCTCTCCACCACCACAAAGTCCTGCATCAGGACGTCGCGCTCCGCCTTCTGGCTCAGGCTGCCCACCGTGTGCGTGATGCCCAGCTGGATGGCACCTCTCAGGGCTGAGGAGGTggtctggggagggggggagcggaGCGCATCGTTAAAACTGGGGTAAAACAAGCCGTGTATCGGAGAGAGCATTACTCTCTTCCTTCTGCTGGCGAGTATCTGCGATCACCTCACCAGGGCTGGGCACACAGTGATGGGGAAGTACACGTATTAACAAACCAGCCAGCTGCTGGTGTACAATGCCTAtcctctcacaaacacacacacacacacacacaaacagacacacactgctgtttctAAGAACGTGACTGAAACCCAGTTTTGCTATGCATCAGTAGTTCCCTATCTGGGTTTAAAAAGCCCCGTGatggtaaatgttaaatgtttagcatttatataacacctttatccaaagcgctgtacaattgatgcttctcattcacccattcatacactcacacaccaacggtgattggctgccatgcaaggcgccgaccagcttgtcaggagcatttgggggttaggtgtcttgctcagggacacttcgacacagcctgggcgggggatcgaaccggcaaccctccgactgccagacgactgcccttactgcctgagccaatgagacgactgctcttactgcctgagccaatgagacgactgcccttactgcctgagccaatgagacgactgcccttactgTCTGATGGGCAGTGTATGAGCCAGGAGGAGTGGCCCCAAATCATCATCCAATCACGGCCCTCAAGGGCCCAGAACCGCTGCATTTCCGTCTTCCCTTTAAGTGGGAGTCACATGTGACGCCAGATTTGATAATAACGGTCACACTCTCACCGTCAACACCAAAACGTTCCAAATTCATGAGCCTCATTAATATCCATGAGAGCCATGTGGCCAATGACAACACTGGGGCAACATTCTTAGCCACATCTATACTTCACTGTACcattattacatcacattaatggcatttggcagacaatcttatccagagcgacgtacagatgattagactaagcaggagacaatccttccctggagcaatgcagggttaagggccttgctcaagagcccaacggctgtgcggatcttattgtggctacaccgggagtGCAGTACCTACATGAATATTCATTAGCTGCAAGATGCAAGGGCTGATGCATTTCAGGATTTCGTTCCAACTCACGCTCTCCATAAACTCGCCCAATCATATCATGATCTGATATTCATAAAAGCACCAGCCACAACCGCAGACTGCAAGTTTACCACGACACACTGCTAAGGTATCCTAAAGATGTTATTGCACCCCCGTTTTACAGAATTAATGGTTTGGCCCGGTCACTATCGcccccctgaactctgacctTCTTATAGGTGGTTTCGCCCGTAGGGTCTACCCCCCGGTGTCCAATGGTCTTCTTCATGGTCTGGGAGGTTCCTGACGAGCCGGCCATCTGGTAGACCCAGAAACCGGGGGTGGAAagatggaggaagagaagaggatgagggggggaaaaaaagggtttttccgttactgaaaaacattttgttgggACATTTCTATGTACGGTTTTACTTCCTCACTTTTGGCAACTGCagggtttttaaaaaacattcctCTTCAACAACTTggtagagcgagagagagagagagagagagagagagcaagagctgAACAGATACCAGGAGAGATAAATGTTATCTGTGGTACAGCAGATATAGTATCATGCATTGGTACATAGTTCACCTGTGGTAATTTATACAAGATGCGCTGCGAAACAACACCAGGTTTACCCATGAATCACAACCATAGTACCAACAAAAACTAGCAGAACAGTGCTGTAGCGTTAGCGCCGTTAGTGTGGTCGTAAAGGGCGCCAGCGTCCTGCCCATGACAGCGGCCTACATCAGAATCAGCTAAACGACGCTACGCTAGGAAACGGGCCAAGCCCCCGGCAACACAGGCACACTTTCACCCACTGTTTTCAGAACGGCCCACAGCCCATAGCACCCGCTGTATTAAAGGACAACCCAGGTGAGAGGGAAAAATGTACACTCAGCACACTTGATATAAACTTCCATCATACTTCAACAATTCCAAAGCATAACATGGCGTACTTCATGTACACGGTATTATTTTACATGGGAAAACCGTCCTCCGGCTAACAGCAGGTTTAAATGGTGGAAGGAAGGGTTAAACCTGTGTGAAACAAAACTGTACACTTGACACGAACGTCCATTACGGTATAGTGTAGTACTTCCACGTGAGTATTTACAAGTGAAAATCATGTTCATCAGCCGAAACGTGTTTCACATGGGAAGACCGCTAACCGCTAGATTAAGCGTGGGAGGAACTCAGGGCAGGACTGTTATTGCACAGACAGGCAACAAACAGCAGGGGAACTTGAGACGCGCAATTCGTCTTACCTCAGGGGCAGCTGGCTTCCGGACCCCGCCTGACCCTACAGAGAACGACAGAATAAAAGCGGAAAAGAAAGGGaaatggggtggggtggggtgggggggggggggggggaggggaaattTACTCACAGTTCATAAGAAGCCCCGCCACAGCTGCTCGAGGATAGATAATGTAAAGTAGAAACGGCAGCACTGCCTGAAACACACCCGAGATTACGCAGATGTGCGTGGAGCTCAGCCAACCTCAAATATCAGCCTGGTACACTCACCGATGGCACAGTAACCACGTGTATTCTAACATCCTGAACCAtcttgaaaattattattattattattattttttgtaggcCATTTTTACCCCAATTTCGCATTGCCAGTCATGGGTAATCTGATCTGCAAGTCTGACCCGTTTCCCGCAGTGTAGACCACGCATTACCACAGGAGAGGACTAGCACCAACTAGATGGAGGAGAGGGCTAGCACCAATCAGCTGGAGGAGAGGGCTAGCACCAATCAGATGGAGGAGAGGGCTAGCACGAAACAGAGGAGGGGCACACGTCTCACTGATGATTGGCAGCCGGTTCCATCGACGGGCGGGGCCGACTCGTGAGGAAACGCGAGGAATTCTGCAGGGCTTAAACGCACCGCGCACCACGGGAAGCGGAAAGCCGCCGTTCCCCGGAGCTGTAATCTCAGCGGGAGCGCGACACAGCTACAGGCTCAAGACTAACACGACACGGCCGGCTGAACGGCCGGCCTGCTGGCTGGGGCCCAATTCAGCTCCTGCAGGGCCGGTGTGGCCTGCTCACCGGCGGACGCGTTCCAGCAGTCGCGCACAAGCTTGTCGAAGAACTTCAGCGCTACAGCGAGATTACATAAACGACTGTCCGGGCCTATTACATCATTAAGGGCTGGAGTTTAGCAAGGGCTGCTGAGAGACACGGCCCTCCCCGTCTGCTCGTAGACCAGACCGTTCGGCAGGGCCTGCCCTTGTGCCGACTTCCGGGAACTTCCAAGGCAaacggtgtgggggggggggaagagaaatacaaataaattttaaaaaataataaataaatttaaaaagttaaataacaGATGCACATCGACGGGTGCAAGGCAATAGGGCAGTAACGATTATAATTTAAGAAGAGCCTGCACAACCAAACACAgtataattatgtatttgtatcAAACGTTTTGACCTCTTCGTCAGGTCAAactgaaaaaacttttttatttttttttattttttttttttataaaagagGCATCCTCAGTTAAGTGCATACCGAATCCTCCTGGTCTGGTTTGGTCAGAAAACAAGCCCGGCGGTTCAGGCATGTCGCCTGGCGACTAGGCTGTCAATAACGCGAGGCGAGCACTTCCTGCCTCATCCAATCATAAACAGGCGTGTAACCAAAGCGACCGCTATTTGGAGTCCTTACTTGACCtgcttcactctctcacacacacacactcacacactcacacactcacacactcacacactcacacactcacacactcacacactcacacactcacacacagcgtcAATGGCTCTGTGATCGAAAATTTAGCATTTGTAGGTGGCCATTAGTTACTGTAAGTACAGGATTGTACTTACAGCATCCCAGCAtcttaataacaaaaataaaaaaatacacctGAAGGCTTTGACTAGTATACAGACTTGGCGACCGTGGCTAAGGAAACTAGTGAGCAAATGAACAGCAACGTGGACTTGGTTGCAGAATGCATGCAATGTGCACAAACATAATAAAATCAATGCAGCATAAAGCGTTCTGTGAGTGCTGTTTTGAGAAagaacagtggtgtgtgtgtgtgcgtgtgtgtgaaaagcAGGCTGTGGCTCCAGGCATAGACACTGCCTGTGcttctgtgcagtgtgtaaaatTTCAGGCAAATGCTTATCCTTAAAGGGAGTGACATGCTGAAGGGCACACATGTGGGGttttagtgtgtgcgtgtgttccaTTTAAAGGAACCATTTATAATAAGAGCACACGCTTCCCAGGGCaggcgcgcgcgcgcgcgcgcacacacacacacacacacacacacacacacacacacacacacacacacgcgacaGAAACACCACACCATGCGGGTACCTCTGCGCGAGGCTATCCTCCTCCAGAACTGAGTGCGCAAGTCTGTGGAGCGATATCGAGGCCATGAAAACAGGGTTAGCCACGTAACAAGggtcttacacactcactctcggCTTGGCCCGAAAACGCCAATGTGCACAGAGCCCGCAAGACGTAACCGGGCCAACTGTACGAGCGCCAACAGAAAACCCCTGGAAGTTTTATGAGCACCTGTAGATATTTTGGCGGATATTATGGAGGAATATACAGTTAGGACATGTAGCAACTCATTACACTTCAGCGCACAACATGCTCACGCTTAAAAATGTTCGTCATACACGCCCAGTTTTCCGCACGGAAAAGTGCTCCA encodes the following:
- the LOC133136837 gene encoding phosphatidylinositol 4-phosphate 5-kinase type-1 alpha-like isoform X1, with the protein product MPEPPGLFSDQTRPGGFGSGGVRKPAAPEMAGSSGTSQTMKKTIGHRGVDPTGETTYKKTTSSALRGAIQLGITHTVGSLSQKAERDVLMQDFVVVESIFFPSEGSNLTPAHRYSDFRFKTYAPIAFRYFRELFGIRPDDYLYSLCNYPLIELSNSGASGSVFYVTNDDEFIIKTVQHKEAEFLQKLLPGYFMNLNQNKRTLLPKFYGLYCVQAGGKNIRIAVMNNLLPRSVHMHLKYDLKGSTYKRRASAKERDKASPTYKDLDFIQDLPEGLLMEPENYNALSKTIQRDCLLLQSFKIMDYSLLVGIHNVDQAGESDQRIRRGQKALFSTAMESIQGEGRGKGPLDSADQSGGIPARNAKGERLLVYIGIIDILQAYRFMKKLEHSWKALVHDGDTVSVHRPGFYAERFQKFMCNTAFKKIPLKPSPSKKSRSGGQGGLRRANTATGSTVPPSHAAGGSALEARIAYQSQLSQSEADADSGMQSGRPDLLPRTPPMDEAVCDSIDTTLSNCSLGSMGLGSTSLLVRSVGVEVHKSESQDHSAPYSSDGAAADDQDSRDDVISLQDIETNL
- the LOC133136837 gene encoding phosphatidylinositol 4-phosphate 5-kinase type-1 alpha-like isoform X2, which translates into the protein MASAGTAALGSVGPAGSGGVRKPAAPEMAGSSGTSQTMKKTIGHRGVDPTGETTYKKTTSSALRGAIQLGITHTVGSLSQKAERDVLMQDFVVVESIFFPSEGSNLTPAHRYSDFRFKTYAPIAFRYFRELFGIRPDDYLYSLCNYPLIELSNSGASGSVFYVTNDDEFIIKTVQHKEAEFLQKLLPGYFMNLNQNKRTLLPKFYGLYCVQAGGKNIRIAVMNNLLPRSVHMHLKYDLKGSTYKRRASAKERDKASPTYKDLDFIQDLPEGLLMEPENYNALSKTIQRDCLLLQSFKIMDYSLLVGIHNVDQAGESDQRIRRGQKALFSTAMESIQGEGRGKGPLDSADQSGGIPARNAKGERLLVYIGIIDILQAYRFMKKLEHSWKALVHDGDTVSVHRPGFYAERFQKFMCNTAFKKIPLKPSPSKKSRSGGQGGLRRANTATGSTVPPSHAAGGSALEARIAYQSQLSQSEADADSGMQSGRPDLLPRTPPMDEAVCDSIDTTLSNCSLGSMGLGSTSLLVRSVGVEVHKSESQDHSAPYSSDGAAADDQDSRDDVISLQDIETNL